Genomic DNA from Flavobacterium sp. N502540:
ATAAGCAAGATTTATATCTTAAAGTTCAGCAGCATTCAGGATTAGATTTAATTATTGTTGATCTGATTGCAAGTGATGTGCAGGGACTGGAAGTTTATGAATACCTTCATAAAAATCACCCTGATTTGCGAGTAATTGCTTTTACCTCTCTTTCGAGTCCTATATTAGTCGAAAACCTATTGGCTATGGGCGTAAAAGGTTACGTTAATAAAAATCAGGACAGCGAAGATCTTTTAGAAGCTATTAGATTAGTATGGGAAGGCGGAGTTTATCTGCCGGACGACTATGCCTTTTTATCCAAACAGAACAGGGTAGGCACGGCAATTACGCTAACGGCAAAAGAGCTTACGATCATGCAATACATTATTAGAGAATTTACTACAGCCGATATTGCCGGCGAACTAAAACTTTCGGTCAATACGGTCGAAAATCACAGAAAAAACATTTTTAGCAAACTCGATGTGAGTAATGTTGCCGGTATGGTGCGCGAGGCATCAAAACTGGGACATATTAACTAGAGTGTAGTGGTGATTTAGGTCCCTTTGACTTGAGTCTAATCGCTATAATTTTTGAATATCAAGGGATATTCGAAGAGTCTTTGTATGGAATTTTAATTATTTATTATATGGTGAACTTTACTTTTTTTAAAACCCGGTTTTTTGTTAGAAGAAGCGCTCTGGAGGAGGGTTTCTTAATCTCTTTTACTTCGCTTGATTTTGATGCTTTTATCCGAAAAAGTAATCGCTTTTCACCCGATACATTTATTAAAGATCTTTTTTTTACTCTCATGCATTCGCTACAGCAGCAGGAATTAAAATGGCATTCAGGTTGTTATCGGGAGATAAATACTATAGCAGTTACTAATAATCAAAACTATTAAAATGTTGAATAAAATTACATTAAAATTAAGGCAATTACAGCTGACTTTTATACTGTGCTTCCTTTCTCTCTTCAGTGGATGGAATGTCTTTGCTGAAGGGTCTAAGGATTTGTTCCCCAGTGGGGCAACAGGGTACAGGATGTTGATGTCGAGTACCAATAATTCTATTAATACAACGAATACCTGGGGCGTTGCCAATCGGGGAAAAATGTATGTTTATGCTAATGCCGGAGAAGTGTTGTACCTGGGTTCTTCTGCTCAAGGGAAAACTGGTTCAGGTGTTGGAAGAATTATCTTAACCGCACCAAATGGTACTTCTTACAATAGCGGAACAAGTACGACTGTAGGTTTAATTTCTAGTAGAGCACAAGAATTAAATGGCCCTTCAGCATTAGTAGGAGCAGGGGGGTATAATGCTTATTCCAGAACTGTAGGTGCTTCTGAAAGTGGAATTTGGATTGTCGAATTTTTGTCAGATTCTCCCAATTTAGCTCCATCTCCTATGCCTGGTGGGAATGCAAATATACAGGCTAATTCAAATTGGACACAAGCTACTAATACTTGTTATATTGTGGCTTGGGATGTAACGGTTGCCGCTTCAGGTGTCGCTAAATCAGGTCGTGTTTATGCGAATGTTTTAACAGGTCACTTAGGAGATGCAACAAATCAGTGGAATTCCAATTTAAAGGTTTTAACATATGACGGATTTCAATACAACATCCAAACCAATGGGGTACGACCT
This window encodes:
- a CDS encoding response regulator, with amino-acid sequence MIHIAFFEDQPIVCGGLTSFFSNQKDLEVLFYATNKQDLYLKVQQHSGLDLIIVDLIASDVQGLEVYEYLHKNHPDLRVIAFTSLSSPILVENLLAMGVKGYVNKNQDSEDLLEAIRLVWEGGVYLPDDYAFLSKQNRVGTAITLTAKELTIMQYIIREFTTADIAGELKLSVNTVENHRKNIFSKLDVSNVAGMVREASKLGHIN